The following are encoded in a window of Glandiceps talaboti chromosome 5, keGlaTala1.1, whole genome shotgun sequence genomic DNA:
- the LOC144435730 gene encoding RNA pseudouridylate synthase domain-containing protein 1-like: METEATLDDISVLYKSENYVIVNKHYDVMINHQDPNHDVTVSNQLKRLHPELADTTVVHDFRFVHQLDYSTSGVLCLALNKSACAVATKLFQERLVHKEYVALVRGHIDKDFIEVEKEVAENLEDGCSHMMCVPNESSQLYSNKKSALTHLQVQHRGRYDGKPATKVLLFPKTGRRHQLRVHCSSIGHTIIGDYTYSLRQDTEPYRMMLHAHRIIIPIPNEHIDVTAPDPFMPEIDPKWQPLAAS, encoded by the exons ATGGAAACAGAAGCGACCCTGGATGACATTTCAGTTTTATACAAAAGCGAGAATTACGTGATTGTCAACAAACATTATGATGTAATGATTAATCACCAAGATCCAAATCATGACGTCACAGTGAGTAACCAGTTAAAAAGATTACATCCTGAACTTGCAGACACCACAGTGGTACATGATTTCAG GTTTGTTCATCAATTGGATTATTCAACCAGTGGTGTACTGTGTCTGGCTTTAAACAAATCAGCCTGTGCTGTAGCTACAAAGTTATTCCAAGAAAGACTAGTACACAAGGAGTATGTGGCACTG gtcagaggtcatattGATAAAGACTTCATAGAAGTAGAAAAAGAAGTTGCTGAGAATCTAGAAGATGGATGCAGTCACATGATGTGTGTACCAAATGAGTCTTCCCAACTCTACAGTAACAAGAAATCTGCTTTAACTCACCTCCAGGTCcaacatagagggcgctatgatggtaaacctgctaccAAAGTCCTATTATTTCCTAAAACAG GTAGAAGACATCAGCTGCGAGTACACTGTAGTTCTATTGGTCACACTATCATAGGAGACTACACATACAGTCTGAGACAAGATACAGAACCTTATCGTATGATGTTACATGCACATAGGATTATCATTCCAATACCTAATGAGCATATCGATGTCACAGCACCAGATCCATTCATGCCAGAAATTGACCCCAAATGGCAGCCGCTTGCAGCAAGTTGA
- the LOC144435528 gene encoding polypeptide N-acetylgalactosaminyltransferase 13-like, with protein sequence MVACVIVVLFSVVFANIYLLLVYAHIYHSPANSDVLVQKSSHQTGVADRHVDLPINKAALLQKPVIHNAVDDGNIEDVLSPDFEGPGALGRPLVIKAKFERERADKLFSQHMFNVVVSDQISINRSLPDVRPPGCSTKVYPTTLPMTSIIIVFHNEAWSTLLRTVHSVINRSPSHLLKEIILVDDGSDYKYFKVQLEVYVKLLPVKVLVKHLKQRSGIVRARLHGIDMASAEVLTFLDSHCECTDNWLEPLLARISQNRTTVVCPIINNIDEETFEFDRRTSASHVGGFKWNLMFAWNHIAGREVKRIHGDRTLPVRSPVMAGGLFAIDRQFLIHLGLYDPDFQMWGTENLELSFKIWMCGGTLEIVPCSHVGHVYRKIASFNLNETNILKDANFLRNNHRLAAVWMDEYKYLYYISRPRAMKTDPGDLTARHQLRRSLHCHSFHWYLKNIYPEVPYPIEFYGVFQVRHNKTNECIDFSPWLLSIESKRYGFSDKSRYMYVKKCDNNTNEHQLIIYTKRNEIRVDGTCLSYLPPDTLVRISKCHRRGGSQEWRYHQKTRMLEHSATGLCLDEPKSVRHKDAIIRTAMLKPCQRRPTQKWDFVMKWAGNLKLQKMIQRE encoded by the exons ATGGTAGCCTGTGTCATAGTGgtgttattttcagttgtatttgcaaacatttatCTGCTATTGGTGTACGCACATATCTATCATTCGCCTGCCAATAGCGATGTATTAGTCCAGAAGTCCAGCCATCAAACTGGTGTTGCTGACAGGCATGTTGATTTACCTATCAACAAGGCGGCATTACTACAGAAACCTGTcattcacaatgctgttgatgATGGCAATATAGAAGATGTACTTTCTCCGG ACTTCGAAGGTCCAGGAGCACTTGGGCGACCTCTTGTAATAAAAGCTAAATTTGAGAGGGAAAGAGCCGATAAACTGTTTTCCCAACATATGTTTAACGTTGTGGTCAGTGATCAAATATCCATCAACCGATCCTTGCCAGACGTTCGTCCACCCGG GTGTTCCACTAAGGTCTATCCAACAACATTACCCATGACGAGTATTATCATAGTGTTTCACAACGAGGCTTGGAGTACGTTGTTACGTACAGTGCATAGTGTTATCAATCGATCACCAAGTCATCTATTGAAAGAAATCATACTGGTTGATGACGGCAGTGATTACA AGTACTTCAAAGTTCAACTTGAAGTGTACGTGAAATTGCTCCCAGTGAAAGTCCTTGTAAAGCATCTGAAGCAGCGGTCAGGAATAGTCAGGGCAAGGTTGCATGGCATAGATATGGCGTCGGCTGAAGTACTCACGTTTTTAGACTCCCACTGTGAGTGTACGGATAACTGGTTGGAACCATTACTCGCTAGGATTTCACAAAACAG GACAACAGTTGTGTGCCCTATCATTAACAACATTGATGAAGAAACGTTTGAATTTGACCGACGTACATCTGCTTCTCACGTTGGTGGATTCAAATGGAATCTGATGTTTGCTTGGAACCACATAGCTGGCCGTGAAGTCAAACGTATTCACGGCGATCGAACATTACCAGTAAG ATCTCCAGTAATGGCTGGTGGGCTGTTTGCAATTGATCGACAGTTTCTCATCCATTTAGGACTGTATGATCCAGACTTCCAAATGTGGGGTACGGAAAATTTGGAACTGTCTTTTAAG ATTTGGATGTGTGGTGGCACCCTTGAGATCGTACCTTGTTCACACGTTGGTCACGTGTATCGTAAAATCGCATCGTTCAACTTGAATGAAACCAATATTTTGAAAGACGCTAATTTCCTACGAAATAATCATCGTCTGGCAGCAGTTTGGATGGATGAGTACAAATATCTGTACTACATCAGTCGGCCCAGAGCAATGAAGACCGACCCTGGTGATTTGACAGCCAGACATCAACTCAGAAGGTCACTGCACTGTCACAGTTTTCACTGGTATctgaaaaatatttatccagAGGTTCCTTACCCAATAGAATTCTACGGAGTGTTTCAG GTTCGACATAATAAGACGAACGAGTGCATTGACTTTTCACCTTGGCTACTATCAATAGAATCTAAACGTTATGGCTTCTCGGATAAatctagatacatgtatgtaaagaaATGTGATAACAATACAAATGAG CACCAGTtaataatatacacaaaacGTAATGAAATTCGGGTAGACGGGACGTGTTTGTCGTACCTACCACCGGATACACTCGTCCGTATATCGAAATGCCATCGACGTGGAGGATCACAGGAATGGAGATATCACCAAAAG ACTCGTATGTTGGAACACTCAGCAACTGGGTTGTGTCTTGATGAGCCGAAGTCTGTACGTCACAAAGACGCAATAATCCGGACAGCAATGCTAAAACCATGCCAACGTAGACCAACGCAGAAATGGGACTTTGTGATGAAATGGGCGGGGAacctaaaattacaaaaaatgataCAAAGGGAATAA